A portion of the Deinococcus peraridilitoris DSM 19664 genome contains these proteins:
- a CDS encoding carboxypeptidase-like regulatory domain-containing protein: MRNPRTWLGLGTLALSLVACGGATATPGSGGTGGTAPGGGTNATPQSYVVRGQAVDATGKPLSDVKITLDNTIYYNAAITGRTAADGRYDLRVQQGSWRAYAQITRAYHGRNYTMYLHPDNSDSFAGIDGAVRNFTWKLTGAQAEPLTGTYGATVVGFWGDHNSDYSTVVLYFEPNGPLIDGSTTEPFAARLGSDGARVNEIADIPLGRYRIAGFHVVQGQDPVPLLIRKRNTGEYAQTLDGLFDPEHPTCGKLCLQVEVVFP; the protein is encoded by the coding sequence ATGCGCAACCCACGGACATGGCTCGGACTCGGCACTCTCGCCCTCTCTCTGGTCGCCTGCGGTGGTGCCACGGCGACCCCCGGAAGTGGCGGCACGGGAGGTACGGCACCCGGTGGTGGCACGAATGCCACGCCGCAGAGCTACGTGGTGCGGGGACAGGCGGTCGACGCCACTGGCAAGCCTCTCTCCGACGTGAAGATCACTCTTGACAACACCATCTACTACAACGCGGCCATCACCGGCCGGACCGCGGCAGACGGGCGGTACGACCTGCGGGTCCAGCAGGGCTCCTGGCGGGCCTACGCGCAGATCACGAGAGCGTATCACGGCCGGAACTACACGATGTACCTGCATCCGGACAACAGCGACAGCTTCGCCGGGATCGACGGCGCGGTGCGGAACTTCACCTGGAAGCTGACCGGAGCGCAGGCCGAACCCCTCACCGGAACGTACGGCGCGACGGTCGTCGGATTCTGGGGCGACCACAACAGCGATTACTCCACGGTCGTGCTGTATTTCGAGCCGAACGGTCCGCTGATCGACGGAAGCACCACCGAGCCGTTCGCCGCCCGCCTCGGCAGCGACGGAGCGCGAGTCAACGAAATCGCGGACATTCCGCTGGGGCGCTACCGCATCGCGGGTTTTCACGTAGTGCAGGGTCAGGATCCGGTGCCACTCCTGATCCGAAAGCGCAACACCGGCGAGTACGCGCAGACGCTCGACGGTCTGTTCGATCCCGAGCACCCGACCTGCGGAAAACTGTGCCTGCAAGTCGAGGTGGTGTTCCCTTGA